One genomic segment of Fervidobacterium pennivorans includes these proteins:
- the glf gene encoding UDP-galactopyranose mutase translates to MSFDIVVVGAGLSGATAARILAESGKRVLVIEKHKHIAGHCHDYKNENGITIHTYGPHIFHTNNKDVWDFVNRFTEFHYYQHKVLSYVEGKLLPFPINRDTLCEVFGVNIATYEVEEFLEKEVKKSKFNNPPKNFRDVVVSQVGERLYEMFFKNYTIKQWERDPEELSPEVAKRIPIRTNRDDRYFSDKYQGIPKHGYTKMVENMLNHENIAILTGVDYFEVRDLFKSELTVYTGELDRFFDYVYGKLEYRSLRLELKTYDKEYYQPVAVVNYPNDYDWTRITEYKHFLNEKSEKTTVCFEYPLASAEPYYIVMTQDNMEKREKYMKEVEKLEESGEYIFVGRLAEYKYYNMDQVIEVSKEKVSKWLKE, encoded by the coding sequence ATGAGCTTTGACATAGTTGTAGTTGGAGCGGGGTTGTCAGGTGCAACAGCAGCAAGAATCTTAGCTGAATCAGGAAAGAGAGTTCTTGTTATTGAAAAACACAAACACATTGCAGGACATTGCCATGATTACAAAAATGAAAATGGTATTACCATCCATACCTACGGTCCGCATATCTTCCACACCAATAACAAAGATGTTTGGGATTTTGTTAACCGTTTTACCGAATTCCACTACTACCAGCACAAAGTCCTGAGCTATGTTGAAGGAAAACTTTTACCATTTCCAATCAACAGGGACACACTCTGCGAAGTGTTTGGGGTTAATATAGCCACATACGAAGTGGAAGAGTTCTTGGAAAAAGAAGTGAAAAAGTCAAAGTTCAATAACCCACCAAAGAATTTCAGAGATGTAGTTGTTTCACAAGTTGGGGAAAGGTTATATGAAATGTTTTTCAAAAATTACACAATAAAACAATGGGAAAGAGACCCAGAAGAGCTATCACCAGAGGTAGCAAAGAGAATACCGATAAGGACAAATAGGGATGATAGGTATTTCTCAGACAAATACCAAGGAATTCCAAAACATGGTTACACGAAGATGGTAGAAAACATGCTAAATCATGAAAATATAGCTATACTCACAGGAGTGGATTACTTCGAAGTAAGGGATTTATTCAAATCGGAGCTAACAGTATATACAGGAGAACTTGATAGGTTTTTTGATTATGTGTATGGGAAACTCGAATATCGTTCGTTGAGGCTGGAGTTGAAGACATACGACAAAGAATATTACCAACCGGTGGCAGTTGTCAATTACCCGAACGATTACGATTGGACAAGGATAACTGAGTACAAGCACTTTTTGAACGAGAAGAGTGAGAAAACGACAGTATGCTTTGAATACCCACTTGCAAGCGCGGAACCATACTACATAGTGATGACACAGGATAATATGGAGAAAAGGGAAAAATATATGAAAGAGGTAGAGAAGTTAGAAGAGAGTGGGGAATACATATTTGTAGGGAGGCTTGCGGAATACAAGTACTACAATATGGATCAAGTTATTGAGGTTAGTAAGGAAAAAGTTTCGAAATGGCTTAAGGAGTGA
- the hisS gene encoding histidine--tRNA ligase, with protein sequence MYQKIKGTEDLYGQEMKYWYWIEEKARKISLVYGFTEIRTPIFEETKLFVRSVGQDTDIVQKEMYTFEDKGGRSITLRPEGTAPVVRAFVENGLITQGFPQKYFYIGPMFRYERPQSGRQRQFHQFGAEIFGSPSALADAELIAFVDRFLRDIGLVDFEIHINTLGDAEDRANYKQALREYYAQHLDHLCDDCKVRYERNPLRLLDCKVDVEYAKQAPKLIDYIGENARKHYEELKKLLNGLGIKYVEDPRLVRGLDYYNRTVFEVHHHKLGAMSAIAGGGRYDNLIKEIGGKDVPALGFAAGMERLILALKAENVHVDDIKINEVYIAHFGGEEVKIEAMKLAQQLRREGIAVNLEIMERGLSAQLKNAARTDAKLCIIIGENELERDIVLVKNMETGEQLEFEKNFVVTGIKDLLTELA encoded by the coding sequence GTGTACCAAAAAATAAAAGGAACGGAAGATTTATACGGCCAAGAGATGAAGTATTGGTACTGGATAGAAGAAAAAGCCAGAAAGATTTCTTTGGTGTACGGATTTACAGAAATTCGCACACCGATATTTGAGGAGACAAAATTGTTTGTCAGAAGTGTTGGTCAAGATACAGATATCGTCCAAAAAGAGATGTATACATTTGAAGACAAAGGTGGTAGGAGCATCACTCTAAGACCGGAAGGAACCGCTCCAGTTGTGCGCGCATTTGTCGAAAATGGTTTGATTACCCAAGGCTTCCCTCAAAAATATTTTTACATCGGTCCAATGTTCCGTTACGAACGTCCACAATCTGGAAGACAGAGACAATTCCATCAATTTGGTGCAGAAATCTTCGGAAGCCCCTCTGCTCTCGCTGATGCCGAATTAATAGCCTTTGTTGATAGATTTCTTAGAGATATAGGACTAGTGGATTTTGAGATACATATAAACACCCTTGGAGACGCAGAAGACCGGGCAAATTACAAACAAGCGCTGAGAGAATATTACGCTCAGCACCTGGATCATCTTTGCGATGATTGTAAAGTAAGATACGAACGCAATCCCTTGAGATTGCTCGATTGTAAAGTAGACGTCGAATACGCAAAACAAGCCCCCAAACTTATAGATTACATAGGCGAAAACGCACGAAAACATTACGAAGAACTAAAAAAATTACTCAACGGTCTTGGAATAAAATATGTAGAAGACCCAAGACTCGTAAGAGGGCTTGATTACTACAATCGAACTGTGTTCGAAGTGCACCATCACAAACTTGGCGCGATGAGCGCAATTGCTGGTGGCGGAAGATACGACAATTTAATAAAAGAAATTGGTGGTAAAGACGTCCCGGCATTAGGATTTGCTGCTGGTATGGAAAGACTGATACTCGCATTAAAAGCCGAAAATGTGCACGTTGATGATATAAAGATAAATGAAGTGTATATCGCACACTTTGGAGGAGAGGAAGTTAAAATAGAAGCGATGAAACTTGCCCAGCAACTTCGCAGGGAAGGTATCGCGGTGAACCTTGAAATCATGGAAAGAGGACTGAGTGCGCAACTTAAAAACGCTGCAAGAACAGACGCAAAGCTTTGTATAATCATTGGTGAGAACGAACTTGAAAGGGATATTGTATTAGTCAAGAACATGGAAACAGGTGAGCAACTTGAGTTTGAGAAGAACTTTGTTGTCACCGGTATCAAAGACCTGCTAACAGAACTAGCGTAA
- a CDS encoding tetratricopeptide repeat protein produces MRITKLFKAAILFIFLGAFSFAFLDAKQMSEISYKIQYMIGNRQAKELVQFLGSLDFEKLTLIEKADYIIALSELYSWAGVDYSYSEKAYRLTDEMLKKHPEFWKFHYAMAVVLSHRVQKNNLLAITLVGKIDYHLNQAMQYGPKEWEPFFLAGVRNLEVPLFPNLTLAEQYLKKALENNPDHIYTYLMYGKLFEKKGQFCDALNVYKTALQLSIRPEWKVVDEEAKNEIKTRISEVERKCTKK; encoded by the coding sequence ATGAGAATAACTAAATTGTTCAAAGCTGCGATTTTATTCATTTTCTTAGGGGCTTTTAGCTTTGCATTTTTAGATGCCAAACAAATGAGTGAAATATCCTACAAAATCCAGTATATGATAGGCAATCGACAAGCCAAGGAACTTGTACAGTTCCTTGGCTCTTTAGATTTTGAAAAGTTGACGTTGATTGAAAAAGCTGATTATATAATCGCTCTTAGCGAGCTTTACAGTTGGGCAGGTGTGGATTATAGTTATTCTGAAAAAGCTTACAGATTAACAGATGAAATGCTCAAAAAGCATCCGGAATTCTGGAAATTTCACTATGCGATGGCGGTTGTACTCTCCCATAGGGTTCAAAAAAATAATCTTCTTGCTATAACGCTTGTTGGAAAAATAGACTACCATCTTAACCAAGCCATGCAATACGGACCCAAAGAATGGGAACCTTTCTTTTTAGCAGGCGTTCGAAATTTGGAAGTCCCGCTTTTTCCAAACCTCACACTCGCTGAACAATATTTGAAAAAGGCTTTAGAAAACAATCCGGACCACATCTACACATACTTAATGTATGGCAAACTTTTCGAAAAGAAAGGACAATTTTGCGATGCACTGAACGTCTATAAAACAGCACTCCAGTTATCCATCAGACCAGAATGGAAAGTAGTTGACGAGGAAGCAAAAAACGAGATAAAAACCAGAATCTCGGAGGTGGAAAGGAAGTGTACCAAAAAATAA